In Hermetia illucens chromosome 1, iHerIll2.2.curated.20191125, whole genome shotgun sequence, one genomic interval encodes:
- the LOC119661716 gene encoding double-stranded RNA-binding protein Staufen homolog 1 isoform X1, with translation MTEVSCKAPVSALQEYLMQKGHTPPLYEFCDTLEEGGKTFHCTVTALNEMAMGSGRSKREAKHEAADNILKKFQASDANVRYAPQASMPSVDAISELRYMCLQRNHPFPQFEIVQEIPPPAPEFTCKCSVASIVRYGTSSTKKWARQLAAQALIEIIEAIPVLDNVDDLMKYEDEKNRSKFKIYKEITESDEKDLPGVLLSNRHNYFKNLPEEVKTAAKRALTDQYHIPSADRVDQVLRAMNIICKKSKLRCNPGPDMLFIELVCQMDVVFAGDEELLYDEILDYFKVMLE, from the exons ATGACGGAAGTATCGTGTAAAGCGCCAGTTTCCGCTCTACAGGAGTATCTGATGCAAAAAGGGCATACGCCTCCTTTGTACGAATTCTGCGATACGCTCGAGGAAGGTGGCAAAACATTTCATTGCACTGTGACGGCCTTAAATGAAATGGCGATGGGATCGGGACGGTCGAAACGCGAAGCTAAGCATGAGGCTGCCGACAACATTTTAAAGAAGTTTCAAGCTAGCGATGCAAACGTGCGCTACGCACCGCAGGCCTCAATGCCATCGGTGGATGCGATATCAGAGCTCCGCTACATGTGCTTGCAGCGCAATCATCCTTTCCCCCAGTTCGAAATTGTTCAGGAGATACCTCCGCCGGCGCCAGAGTTCACTTGCAAGTGCAGCGTAGCCAGCATTGTTCGTTACGGGACATCATCGACGAAAAAGTGGGCTCGCCAACTAGCGGCGCAAGCCCTTATCGAAATAATTGAAGCA ATTCCCGTACTGGACAACGTAGATGATCTTATGAAGTATGAAGATGAAAAGAATCgttctaaatttaaaatttacaaagaaataaCTGAATCCGATGAAAAAGATCTACCCGGGGTCTTGTTGAGTAATCGTCATAATTATTTCAAGAACTTACCAGAGGAAGTTAAAACGGCCGCGAAGCGAGCACTTACTGACCAATACCACATTCCTTCTGCAGATCGTGTTGATCAAGTGCTGAGGGCTATGAATATAATCTGCAAGAAGAGTAAACTCCGATGCAATCCTGGTCCGGATATGCTATTTATTGAATTAGTTTGTCAAATGGATGTGGTTTTTGCCGGTGATGAGGAACTTTTGTATGACGAAATCTTGGATTACTTTAAAGTCATGTTAGAATAG
- the LOC119661716 gene encoding uncharacterized protein LOC119661716 isoform X2, producing the protein MTEVSCKAPVSALQEYLMKKRLPLPSYEFSNVSDKGGPTFQCIVTALSEMAIGLGRSKSAAKHEAAENILRKFQTSDREVCYAPQVNTPEFDAVSALRQMCVERNYPYPQFEITQGGDQVAPKFTCKCSVATLSCSATSSSKKWARQLAAQAVMELVDGIPVLDNVDDLMKYEDEKNRSKFKIYKEITESDEKDLPGVLLSNRHNYFKNLPEEVKTAAKRALTDQYHIPSADRVDQVLRAMNIICKKSKLRCNPGPDMLFIELVCQMDVVFAGDEELLYDEILDYFKVMLE; encoded by the exons ATGACGGAAGTATCGTGTAAAGCACCAGTTTCCGCCCTCCAGGAGTATCTCATGAAGAAAAGGCTGCCGCTCCCTTCGTACGAGTTTAGCAATGTTTCTGACAAAGGCGGCCCAACATTCCAGTGCATTGTGACCGCACTGAGTGAAATGGCGATAGGATTGGGGCGCTCAAAGAGCGCGGCTAAGCATGAGGctgcggagaatattttgagaaaattcCAAACTAGCGACAGGGAAGTGTGCTATGCACCTCAGGTTAATACGCCAGAGTTTGATGCGGTGTCGGCGCTTCGTCAGATGTGCGTGGAGCGCAACTACCCTTATCCCCAATTCGAGATTACGCAAGGGGGTGACCAAGTTGCGCCCAAGTTCACTTGCAAATGCAGTGTGGCCACTCTCTCTTGttctgcaacatcttcgtcgaaAAAGTGGGCTCGCCAGCTAGCGGCGCAAGCAGTCATGGAATTAGTTGATGGA ATTCCCGTACTGGACAACGTAGATGATCTTATGAAGTATGAAGATGAAAAGAATCgttctaaatttaaaatttacaaagaaataaCTGAATCCGATGAAAAAGATCTACCCGGGGTCTTGTTGAGTAATCGTCATAATTATTTCAAGAACTTACCAGAGGAAGTTAAAACGGCCGCGAAGCGAGCACTTACTGACCAATACCACATTCCTTCTGCAGATCGTGTTGATCAAGTGCTGAGGGCTATGAATATAATCTGCAAGAAGAGTAAACTCCGATGCAATCCTGGTCCGGATATGCTATTTATTGAATTAGTTTGTCAAATGGATGTGGTTTTTGCCGGTGATGAGGAACTTTTGTATGACGAAATCTTGGATTACTTTAAAGTCATGTTAGAATAG
- the LOC119661281 gene encoding translation machinery-associated protein 7 homolog, which produces MSGREGGKKKPLKAPKKSEKEMDESDLQFKQKQKEAQKALDAAKQKAGQKGPLVGGGIKKSGKK; this is translated from the coding sequence ATGTCTGGTCGTGAGGGTGGCAAAAAGAAACCTCTGAAGGCGCCAAAGAAATCCGAAAAGGAAATGGACGAGAGTGATCTGCAATTCAAACAGAAGCAGAAGGAAGCACAAAAAGCGTTAGATGCGGCGAAACAGAAAGCGGGGCAGAAAGGCCCGCTAGTTGGTGGCGGAATTAAGAAGTCTGGAAAAAAGTAG